From Candidatus Delongbacteria bacterium:
CAAATTTTTTCCCATGGACATCAGAAGGCCAGTTTTCAATTTTAGCTTGTTTTCCATTCATGCCGCAAACAACTACCTCTTCTTCAAGTATTGGATCACTGTAAATTCCCCATTTTGCTCTATCCTCATTGTAGTAAGGTGGAAAAATGGCAAAACCTTTACCAGTTTCAACGTATGAAAGACCTCTTTTCCAAGGGTTTGCTTTTATTTCCACATCGTATTCGTCCATCTTGTCGAATATCTTTTTTAAGATTTCTACATAAATACCTCTTGCTTCACTACCTTCTTGATAGGAGTAAGGAGAGTAGCTGTCATCGCAATAAACAGTAACAGATGTTTTCCCAAAGCCATCAAAGGTCAGCATGACCAATAAAACCATCACCAAAGAGATTTTCATAATCCCCTCCA
This genomic window contains:
- a CDS encoding transporter substrate-binding domain-containing protein, producing MKISLVMVLLVMLTFDGFGKTSVTVYCDDSYSPYSYQEGSEARGIYVEILKKIFDKMDEYDVEIKANPWKRGLSYVETGKGFAIFPPYYNEDRAKWGIYSDPILEEEVVVCGMNGKQAKIENWPSDVHGKKFGLNNGFTLGGKEFWDDVKAGKIIIEEAKSNSMNLGKLNLGRVDYYMNDKYAILWELTKMKAQGEIPQNTNADVLYSVSKENGYLMFAKNGDYPYRNDFIKKFNTVLNEMKNNGEITKVVSEYIK